In the Populus trichocarpa isolate Nisqually-1 chromosome 8, P.trichocarpa_v4.1, whole genome shotgun sequence genome, atttaaaataatagaggTGATGAGATTTAAAATCCTAAAtacatgttaattaaatatttattaatatatcaaagaaTTATCTTAATTCAAAATGTTATAATGTTGAGTGAAACATCATAAATGATACACCCAAAAAAACCAGTTTCTTTAGTGGAAAAACTTGACGCAAGGTCCAGAAGAAGGAGATGACTTGTATAATATAGTAAGTTaacaacttgattttttctagtgTATTAGACATTATTTaggagtttatttcattattgagtttatgttagttaattattagtttaggcTCATTAGCTTTCAACCTAAAAAGGAACCATTAGGTTCATGTGTACTTTCTACCGTTCAGTGATTCTCATGTATTGAGAAGTTTTGTTCTAAGACTTTTTATTTCTCcttgtcattaatttattgattcatagtatttatctctctcattttatttagatcactTATTGATTGTAATATTGTTGACTCACTTTAtcagattttaatgtaatttaatttcttggctaaaattgtcaatatataattagttaaaaaaattacttacaaTTTTTCGAtctgagtttatattgtatttttcatgtcgtgtcaaaaaagtattttgacAACTTGAACAAACGTCGTTCGGTCCCATCATGGAATAACTCAATCCTTCGGATGACCAGTTGTCTACTAGCGAAAGCCACAAAACGAACCATGCATCCAGAATGACTTATGCCGATATGATTAGTAAAGATggtggtcctttttttttcttttttttttcaatttcatccttcatcattttcttgatcttgaatgtttttataaattattttgattttttttaaaatcatcacaatctcaaacaaatatcatgatatttaaTCTACGTTTAATCTtataagtgtttatttttgtattcataattaagtaaaaaaaataaaaattaaattcagtgAGTTCCATTTAAACCATGAAGTCTGGGTCAAtataatatgttgttatcttaatattaaaaaaaatcatcttgagtttttttttttaagttaaattatgttttttaccTGTCAATATTCAAGTTATTTTGGGTGCATCAAGTTGATTGGATTAAATAAGATAACTTTTatacgatttaattttaaatcaagattAGAAAATTAACTTCTTagttcaaatttaataacaataccaaaTTACAGTTCCATCGGGTTCCATCTGGTCTGAATATATATAGTGACCATACACGAAACTATTTGAGCGAGACAAAAAGAGAGATGAAATAACATTACAAACGAGGAAGCAGCCGCGGCTTTAGcttctacttttatttaatagttttatagaTTACACAAAGGAAATACAACACAAGATCTCCCCACAAATCACACACATTGATGCAGTACTGAACTCGTTGCACGAAAGCGCTTAGATATATATTATACAAGTACTAGCATGATCACAAACATGTGATGCTTATTGGTCGAGATCGATGACCCCTTCTATTACTCCGTGCTAAGGGCTTCGTCGATGTCTTTAGTCATATGAACCATAAGATCAACATAAATCTCTGGAACCGGGACTTCAGGATGGAGTTTTTCGTATTCAATGGTCAGTTTTGCCAAGCAGCCCGAGCCTTTTGGTGTAAGCTGCCAGACGGGCCTATAGACCTTGTAAATTTTCATGACATCTCCTTCCAAACCATTAAGAGTTATGATCTTGTTCTCATCATCGAAGGAAACCTCCTCTTTAAAGACCCCGGCTTTCCCTCCTATGGTTGCGTTATGGCATAGAGagtattaattaataacatcgcTTGTTAAAATTGTACtgtttacatatatatattgacatgGGCGTGCATTcgaagaagcagcagcagcagcaccaatAATAGTAATTGACTTTCCTTATCGCATGCAATTATGTTAAGAATTTCTGTCCAATGAACAGTCAAATTTTATAACCTTAGAgaaaaattaaagcatatacatgtaacaaaattaacatatataattgCATATGCATATTGTGGTTAGGTTTTTTAGCAGCGTTTTTCATCGAAGTAACAGAATTAAAAGAAAGCGTGCACGTTTTAGCATTGCCTTACCGATTGTGTACTGCCAAATCCTGATAGAGCCCGCAGTCTCCCAGTCACCTGCATGTATATCAACTCCTTGGATATGCTTGGAAGCATGTTTGGGAACATGGAAGGACTGGCTCCTCCACACTTTGTAGAACTTCTCTGCGGAGGACTTGAGTTCTAATGTTGTCTCAATCTTTCCATGTAGTGCCATTGTTTTCTATATCAACACAAATCTATGCACTCTCAAAGAAAATAATGACTGGGTAAAAGAGCTAGGTTGGACAGGCTTTATATAGAAGGTAGTGAGCCCTAGTTTCTGAGAGAAAAGGTGACGTGCCTTCTGTGTCATTGTTTTGCTTTTTGTATTATAATCGTGCCGCGTGATTCTCGTTTGGATTAATGATCAACATATTGGTTACCTGTGTGCGTACCATCGTGAGCCTCATTAAACAGTAACTTAGGCAAATCTGATTCTAGTTACTTAGCAGtggatttataaaattcaatcatcAAATATTGAGATAGGTGAGGCAGTTCAGAGGGTGTTAAAACCTATctaaaagaggaagaaaaaaaaatttcataattttttttatttatcattaaagtaTCTATCTCGTATTCTACTATAGACTTATTTTGCATAATCAATAAAAGCACTGAGCTTGTCGGTTAGAaaattccatttttatttgaagctaTCAGTAGAGCATGTGATGCTTTTAATGCTATGTAGATTCTAGTTACTTAGcagtggattttattttatttttaattcatcaacgaactccacccaatttatattgaatttagaTTGTATCTAAATGAGTTGTGAGTTTTGTGGTGGATTACCCTCATTCTCTTATATTGCTAGgctttcatgtatttatttttccatctgTGATTACTTTTCAACATCTCTCCTCACTTACATCCAATCTTTTGGGATTCTCAAATGGcttgaaatttaaatatagAATTCATTGAATCTTCTAAAGTCTTCGcaaccatattaaatttaatacttaattttagttctattttaaagatttaagttttataatgGAAATTTCATTCTcaactttttatattatattatattatattatattcatgtatttatttattaagagtaCATGTTCTTAGATGAAGCTTCTTTTGCAAGAGTTGTGAGCTTTTAATTACATTGTAATACTCATGCGATGAATGCCGTACTTTGAATGTTGAGAATGCTTTTTTTGAATGAGTGTTGAAGTGTTCAATGTGGATGAAAGTCACATGTGAAATACAAATTTGTTGAATGCATATGTAAATAGTGaatatcttatattaaaaattacgatgctcattaattaataagataaaccTATAACTTATTATTCCAAACTTTTTGTTTAAAGACTGATCATTCATGTATATAAACTAGTTGATTATCCAGTGCAAATCTTTCCAGCATCATATATTCTGATCGAATTAATTTTCCAAcattaattgttattattataactaATTCCGTAAACTTATttaggtaaaattaaaatatagcaTGTCTCTTTTCTTGTACCAGAGGTGATGTTAGGTAGCTGTTCCCTTCAATTTCAagtggaaaatgttttttttaaaagctcgatgtttaatttatttattgttagttttttcttaagtCTATAAGTTGTCAGCATCCATTAGTCAAGTTTTCCTTGCAGAttcttacaaaaacaaatatgattaCAAATTGTAAGTAAAGATTCTTAAGatcatcataaataataaataatttaagtgTGTCGTTCCTTgtacataaaatatttagccAAAACTGCTCTAAGGAGCCTGTACtaatttattcatgtatttaacCTCTACTCGGAATTATGATTCTTCTACTTACAGTTCCCGGTACTCCCATTTGAATTCATAAAATATAGTATTTCTCTTTATATTCTGGTATATATGAAGTATACTTTACCCACTATAGTTTACAAGATATCCCATAGGAATCCTAAACTCTAAATTAAATTCCAATtgtaaatatcaaattaattctataaCTTGTAGTAATATTAATCTCCCATCTAAACAATCAAacaaaacgtaaaaaaaaaaaaatccctttttttatttccaagttTTTCTTACGTGATCACGCAAACTCACTTCATTTATCTTCGTCTCAAATTTATCTcaactcttttaaaaataagcAATATTAGATTTGATATTTACGTGGCTTCATTATCCGCGCGTtatcttcaaaataaattatgtgagTTGCATATAATTCAATGCAGTGTACaagtttagttgattttgatatATACATGGTTACCTGATTTATTTccgaaaagaagaaaagagaaaaacgaAAATGAAGGTGCATGGGaatattagaagaaaaataataaatgtctTTTTCATGTCTTGCACAAAATTGGATGCATATTATATAGGAAAAGACACATTGGTCATATAATACCTATGTGATTGAACGATTAttcagagaaaataaaattttaagtttaaaatacaaatattaagAAGCGTAGAGGCTTCAAATAACATAAACCACGTGACATTATAACAAAATTAGCTTTTAATTGCATTtgtctaaaatatttattaaaataaatgttatgatagatacatattaattataatgatattttataattgtaattattatatatctttaacagtatttttcttaattttagtGATAATTGCAGTGTATTTATACCAACATTGGATAtaaattcatttgatttttaattttagtagcATTTAAAGCAAATACCTTTAAATTCAATGTCGATAGAGCTCTatcattcaaataatttttttataccgaTGAATAACTAAATAATATCAATTCTTTACAtgttatttcttatttcaaattcattaaaaatcataacccaggaaattttaattaattacatgcaTCAATATATAAACACGCACAGTGCAAAGCATAATGTAATGAATATACATAAGTTTAACTAGCCCTAAAGAATTTGATACTTTGGCTTCGCCACTGGCATTGCAttaaagttttatataaaaaaattaaataagatttattaagtcttcaattaatttgatataaattcgTACTATTTATTttcgtgttaaaaaaatatttttgaaaaaaaataaaaaaaaattatttttttctttactttaaattaatatttttttggtgtttttagattattttgatgcgctaatgttaaaaataatttttaaaaaataaaaaaaatattattttaatatatttttgagtgaaaaaattttgaaaagtaatcacaaccacattttcaaacacacATGCACGCTATAGATCagataaattcttttttcaaaaaaaaaatggaaaacagTTAAATAATAGTCAAGATATGgtatattataaaagataattaGTTTGATGTGATGTTGAAATACAAACATGTAACAAAGACATATCTTCTAAAATGGAGCTTTCCGTGTCAATTTATTGAGATTTGCCAAATCCAATACAGACTTTggttaaattcattaaaataatattcttaaataaaaaaaaaattataagactGTTATCTTTTCATAAACGTTTTTTCATCGccgaaattaaaaaataatataccaccgatatttgtttcaaaaataaaataatatatgtgatgtgTAGTGTTTCCTTTTCTCAGGCCGATTTTTTGTCATGTTCAAAAGTCATCACCAAACACCATTACATTACATGTGCAATCCaatcaatataattattaaaaaaaaggactgGTTATTAATCTAAAGCTAATATTTATCATGAGTGTATTTGGtattataataattgttatgaatgtatgatttactgttcactgaacagtatAGCATGCTTTATTGTTTACTGAACAGTGTAGCATGGTTCATTCGCGCAAAACAACTTtgtcatgtttttctttcttctaaattttaaatataaaaatactgtAAGATCCATAAacaataaactatattttttttttaccaaacagGTTATATCtgcattataaacaaaatacaatacagccttataaataaataagtcaaGATTATCGCCTTATCTAGTTCAAGCAGTGAGAGATACGCGGCGACGTCTGAGTAGAAGTTTGAGCCAGGGCATTGCATTggacaattcaaaaaaaaaatgcaagaaagAAGCAAATATGAGATTAGCCAAACTAAGGTAAAAGGGGTGTAGTTTTAACTAATTTTGGAACCTTGATTATATTTGTGATTCAATTCAGCTAACTTTCTTTTAGCAACATATGTGCTCCTAATTAATAGtgatttaaaagttaaaattgcccaaaaattacaatttataatatacggtcataaataaatattattaattttcaatactAAATGAATGTTcgttgcttatttttttattttattttttttggttgtatGGTACTGAAAAACTagatataataaaagaaaccgAAAAGGGAAAACTTATGAAATTTGCCTACCGCTGAAAATCAAGGCCCcagctaaaaaacaaagaaattgaaTGAGATAAAAATTTTCTGATATAATTTGATGCGTTGCTTTAAAAGAACTCAAAAAATTAGGTGAAAATGCAAGAACATACCTTGTACTTGTAGTTTGAATTATCTACTGTTCCgagttttaataatttcttcttttctctatcAATTAATTAAGTTGCTAAATACCAATCCTcatatcttttcatttcttgcaatTGAAtcccaattctttaattttgaaaacttgAGCATGATGATTCCAAATCTAGTGCTCATTCGAGCAATTGAGTTGTCTTGGTTTTACATTGCATCATATTTAAGTTATATTACATGTTTATATCAACATATTTCTGACATAAATCTTAACCCATTAAAATTAAACAGGTTCGGGTCAACCATAGATTCGAGagtcttgttttaaaaaatataataaaataaagaatccaactattttaataagatattatttatacatGTGTCTAGATTGTGAACACCttataaattgatatattagCAATAACTAAatctagtaaaataaaaacacattaattataAGATAATGAAATAATTGAAGGAAATATCCAAGTTTTAACACCATaaagtaattataaattattttattacacGTGGGAAAGAAAATTGTGTTAATGAAAACTTAAATGAAACAAGTCACttgaaagaggaaaagaaaataataagtgaAGCCTGACCCTTGGATCTTCCAACGATAATCTTTtaccaatattttattgaaaaagtgGACCTCCAGTTATATATCTTGTAGCTTTTTAAGTCTAGTTATATATCTTCATTCGTATTCTATCATTATATAATTCAGTAAATTTAAATTCTCAAACTCATGGATTTACATACATGCATttagcaatatttttttaaaaaaattttattagatttatgtaaaaaaaatccacGAAGCTAATCGTAGTAGAACTttcttattttagaattttaaaagttcatttttttagattttctttttacataacagataacaaaagaataaaaaaaaaattatttcgtgACATATTTTTAGTGAAATTCTAGTCTCtgctaaataataatttttaaaaaataaaaacatacattAAAACTTAtgtgaaagaaatttaatttaaaaattaaaattttatgatgttttatcTTCGTGTTTGTCCTAACAATTTCTTACTGTTGAAAGTGTAAAACCactttaattaagttttttaaaaatttgatgtaaaatattgaaaaaaagaaaagaaatgaatgaggtttgaaaaattattccGAATTGTGGTTCTCTGCAATGAAATTTAATACAATTGCAACTCgtttcactttctttttctctctctgtgttgtttttttttttttttgtaatgatttGTGTTTCCACATGACTGGATAGTCTCTCTAGTGAAAGTGTAAagtcaaatcattttaatttaagaattaataaaatcttaaccaGGCATAAAATAACggaaaataagatttaaaaaaaaagagagttaaattTGGAAATTAATTGTTAAATGCGGCGTAAACTTCATCAGTGCAAGTGCAATTTTTTCCAACctgatttatttttacatatgtttgaatagtttctttttaaatgaaaatataaaaccaaGTTGTTTTCCCCTATTTTTTAATGcgaaataaatactaaaaaaataaatcaacataaatacTTTCCATCATATCCTGAAAGGTAtcggtttgaaaaaaaaatcttttaattttatagagtagaaaatattttttaaagtactatCAACCTTTAATATTTACCAACAACATCACATCACATCACATCACATCACTATCAGTATCCAATCACTGTCACGTGATTATTGTCATCCCACCGCAACCACTTGGCCACCCTATCACATAATTATTGCCATTTCATCGCAACCACTTCGCCATATTAAACCCGGTCCggggttgacccggtcaagggACCGGGTCTCGGGTTTcaggggtcaacccgggtcaactcgagttaacccggaaaaattaaaaaaaaagaaatttaatatttcatatgaaaaaatccatataaatatagattatacatattatgaagtttaaaagaatattttaaaaagttttttatcccacattaaaaagatattatgttaagcttttaagttaaagtatttaaactaaaaaagttttttatcccacattgaaaaaacataactttttccttggaaacatagagtatatatattaatgggtttcaaatcccacattaaaaaaacataactttttttatgggaacatggagtatatatatgaaaaggcttcaaatcccacattgaaaagatactatgttatccttttaagttgaagtatttaaaccaaaaggttttttatcccacattgaaaaaacatgacttttttcttgggaacatagagtatatatactaatatgtttcaaatcccacatttgaaaaaaaaaaaaaaaaacaaacaaacaaaccggGTCTCATTCGGGTTcgcccgggtcccgggtcgacccaccgggtcacccgggtttggccgggctgttgccacagccggtcttttgttaaacccggaccggtccagccaccgggtcgaccgggtcccgggtcgacccgccgggccgggccgggtttaataactgtgTCGCCACCAGTACCATCATTGTTTAGCATTATACAATAACtactatcatatttttattaactaatcATCATTTCATTATAGCTTGTAAAGACCACCGCAACTATATACCAAATTACAACACTTTTTATTAAGGTcgttaaaattgtgattttaacacggtatagaaaatataaaataaatttaaattataaaattagatcgtaaaatcataaaattacaatgaattttaaaatatattaacaaaaaaattcatgtttcaaataaaaattcatacaattaaatttttcataaaatcattCCATCATtccattaataaaatcaattccaTCATTCCATCATATACTGAAATGGCATCctaaaattatttcatcattccACAGTCTATAAACTCCACAGTCCACACCACACAGACACAGAGCAACAGGCAACaacaactaattaattcaattcaattcaattcaacagTCCACAGTATACTGATGAGGAACAGAAAAACATTccatcaattcaattcaaggaacagaaaaacattataaatggACAAATTACAGGACCGGCAAAATCATTTCATCAATTGTTATTCAAAATCATTATCAGGACCTGCAAAATCAACATTCAAAATCTGT is a window encoding:
- the LOC7482890 gene encoding MLP-like protein 328, with protein sequence MALHGKIETTLELKSSAEKFYKVWRSQSFHVPKHASKHIQGVDIHAGDWETAGSIRIWQYTIGGKAGVFKEEVSFDDENKIITLNGLEGDVMKIYKVYRPVWQLTPKGSGCLAKLTIEYEKLHPEVPVPEIYVDLMVHMTKDIDEALSTE